ttacattcattttaaagtagtttataagtacatttgatgatgttttgtttgctcccatagacttgcattgatacgcttaatttggctatagttacagtaaactaggcaatgcaaacacataggtgacttaacctggttctcacgcagatggataggTGACTGGGACTTAACTGAGCAATTttttgaaatgaggtggactgttccttaagTACTGCTTAGACTTAAGTACTACTTGAatgtttttgggaaatgcagccctggggtgcatttcttgaaaccatagttgctaaataTGTTCGGtactttgtttttttaaatgtaatttccCATCGCAGCCCAGGTCAGTAGAGGACCCCATTTCCATTGCTCTGCACTGCTCCCACCTGGCCTACTGTACCAATAGGTATTGGCTGTTTGAAGTTTTGGTTTAATCATTGCCAAAATCTTGCCTGGTGCATTAGTCCACCGAATTGCATTTGAGCAGACGCTGGCAAGGACAGTGCATGCTTGGCTAGCTGATGTTAGCGTACACTGCAGGAAAAATTCCTTGCTCGATATCAGATGTCAGGACATCCCTTTGCAACTGATCTCACTCAAAGAAGACCTGCTGGGTATGTCAGGCGGGTTTTTCATCTGCATCCCTCACCTACAACTACAACGCACTGTAGCACAACATgacagtgtgtgtagtgtgtgttgaaAAGAGCATAGTGCACTGACTCCTTTCCCTCGTGACATTGTTTCTGATAGTCTCAATCTCACATCATTTCAGGAACTCCATCAGTCTTGAGCCTTGAAACAGCTCAAAGTACGTAGTTCATGGCATTGAAGTGATCACAACACAAAAATCCTGCACCTATAGAACTGCCACTGTAGCTTTATTCATAAAAATAACTTCataaaaatggcaaataaaaaagcTAGCAGATAGCTTAGCACATGAGATCATATTAAATTGCTAAAACCCCAATCAATCTGCCAGTACCAAATGCTGAGTGGGTGCCAATTCAGACCTTTTACTGGAAATTGTTTATAACTTTTACTTTACTGCAACTTACGTAACAGCACATTAACACTCCATCATCACAGTCTTACAGTTTCACTTCCCGCCACAAAACACCTTCATATTATAATTTTGACGCATTAATTTTAACACATTACATGCATTTGAAAGTCTGATATTTTTGCCCATCATATGGCGTTAACATGTACAATAAGTCTGACTGTCCTTATAATCtgtttgttgttgtcgttgttgttgtcttttatggattatattccacacacacactgtagttgaTTTGCCAACACACTTAACTTATTCACTGTGTTAAAAAATACTACTTCTTACAGTGAACTGTATTGAACTATAGCAGACCTGTTCTGTTGATCCAGATTATTCCAAGATCACACATCCATTGCAGTAGCCAACTCTGAGTAGTTCACTGCGGATTGTGTTTAGTGGTTTAGTCTAATCAGCTGGACAGGCTGCAAGTCTTCATGGCAGCCTGAGTAGAAGTTATATTACTTGGTCATTATGAGTACTTTTCCAAGTTTTGTGAATAAACAATGAAAGAAAGAGGACATTTCAGATGTCTACATAATGTTCTTCCACTTTTGAACCCAAGCAAAAGACACAACTACTCCCAGCAACAATCCAAATGCTTCCACTTGCCGATCTGTTAAACTACCCGGCTGAGAAGCAGCACGCAAAcagaacaacacttaacagtttcTGCAATATCCTTAGCAGtatcaaaataaaaaaatggaattCTGTCAAAAAACTAATTCTTTGAAATGTGTTTCAAATAGTTCATTGTAGATGTATCCAGCTACATGAACTCAAAGTTGCCTTTGCATATAGATTTTGTGAGCTTTGTGTAAAACTAAGATCGAACTATATCAGCTCAGGTAACCAGTAATGTGCAGTATCATGGAAGACTCGAGTAGCGGAACAGATGGCAATACTGAACCAGTTGAGCATCTGCATTAGTGGTTCATACATCTAAAAGCACTGAACGTAATTGTGTGACAATTCGAAGACTGCATGTAACATTAATTGTCaacagaagagggggagggagagagagaaataatttgTTATCTAAGTAAAGTGCTGCAGCAAGGTGTGATCAAAGGACACTGTAAATGATAGAGGTGATATGTTGTTTATACTGTCTACTACATTTATGCTAAACTGTCTGTATGGCCAAGCAACAGAATTAGTCACAAGGCAAATGAGCTGTAACATAGTCGATCTCCAGCCACAAACTCATTTTGACAAATGATGGCGTGACTGCCTTCTGGCTCTGTGAGATAGTGCTGAACTTAATGGTTTCCTGACCTCCGGGACTGATGACACAGCAGGAGCACTTGCATGTTGTGTGCAGTTTCTTCACAACAGCACAGTAAAATCAGAAGTTATAGTAATAGCATCTGCCTACACAGTGTGAattcagtgtgaattcaacacttagtgagtcaatttagagtgtatttggtcccagagtgttgaattaacactgcattttttactgtgtagacatGGAATTTACGTGTGCCACGGCATTTGAGATACTCCCAGCAGTCGTGATCTGTGAAGTACTGCGTGATCATATCACCTGCATACTTTGCAGTTTAATCAAACTGGTTAATATATCCTGGGCACTTGTAACTGGACATTGTGCACATTCCCATGTGCTCACCAAAACAAATGGCAGTTTTTAAAGTCTCCAAATTCCTTAGGATATTTACAACTTTTAGAAACATAAAAATagagaaaaaactgtaatatgtCCTGGACTCAAGATAATTAGAGTGCCATCTTACCTGCTCTGATGGAAAATGAGCCAGCCTACGCAATGGCAGTCCTATCTGTGAAAACCAATAGGGGTCCATGGTTCGAGGACAAAAACAGTGCTTTAAGAAAAAGTTTCAGTGCACTGCTTCTTGcagaaaaaaaggtaacatttactGTACAAACCCCGTACCTTGGCATTATGTAAAATCTGCTGCAGCTTTTTGGTGGTCATCAGGCTCCTTGCTAGGCACAGCCGAAGTAGAAGTCGGTAGCTGGATGCATTGGATCAGGCTTTGGTTTAATTTTATGGATTTAAGATTGCTGTTTAGGTTTGTCTCAGCTGAGTGTACAGCCCATCATCGCACTGGTCTTGCTGTCCAGATGTCCAGATGTCCACTCACACTTGTTAGAGGTTATAGCTTAATGGATGGTACTGGAGTTTCCTCCtgtgttcttctctcctcttgacGCTCGACACAGCAGCCGTCCTCTCActtgctctgttctctctctgtgtttctgcctctgtctgtctctctctttcgctctctctctctctctctctctctctctctctctctctctctctctctctctctctctctctctttctttctctgtctctctctctctctctctgtctcttaacgTCTCTGAACATAACTACATTTGCATCTCTTGACGCTTTGTTTGCAAGACCACTCTCCTGTTGTGTACTTGACCATGTGCCTTCATTTTTCTGACCTACCCTGGTTTTAAGACGTAAAATGGTGTGGTCTATTCAGTGAGCCAGACACCACTCttttcaacacattttttttactccCTCCAGACAGTGAGGGCATGACCGTTTTGATACCATGTGCAGTATAATGTACATGGTTCCTCTGCAAAAAAGATATTGCGGGTGCGACAATCGTAAAGTTTAATTCAAAATTATTAGATGTCCTaatgaaattagacatctctcttgatttctcagtgaaaaTGACCATTATCAATATGTTTCTGTTATTtgtaataatgataattataGCAAAGGATTAATAGCTGATACTTTCGTTTCTGTATGTACAACTGAGACTTGTGTGGACATTGGGTTTTCCCCCACCACAGCAAAAAATGTGGACATTTCCCCTTAGTGAATTCCAGTACATGCAAAGTCTTAAGTAAACAATTGGAGGATGTGCTGTGAAGGCCTCATTCAGGTCCGCAAAGATGATGTGCTGTCATATTCACAGATACCGTAACTAATCCTCTGCCAATTGTTTTGTCCCCCAAAAATAACCCCAGTGACAGAAACTGAGTTGATGTATGGCCTAGCTTTATTGTGTTATTATCttgttgtgtctctctctctataccaaaAGCAAAGAGTAAAAGGAGCAAATTTGTGTGTATTCAGCAGTAGAGGCTTTCTATTTGTGGGGTGCCGGTCAGCAGGCTTGggttaagatgacctggggcccctaggctacaggttgctatagTCCCCCATGGAGCGTGAATTGGTGGCATGGTAGCTAAAGCCGTGCCTTCTGAAAATGAATCTGACATGCACTCTCCTAGACCTTGTGAGTGGAGCTTGCGGAACAATATTTTACACTTGATGCAGCATGGCATATTAATGTCTTCAACATCTGCACAATTGTTTctattctgtaaaaaaaaaaaaatcctctgatCAATTCCCCCCCGggtcggggcccctaggctgaggCCATACAGtacctagcctgtgtgttaatccggccctgcttgtcAGCCAATGAGGTTATCTTCATCCCCTGTCCCCTGTGAGTTATTGCTGCGATTTGGGGTGAACTTTGACCCCATGAGGAGTCCATGAGACAGCACGGAGATTCTTCTTCCTGTCATTGTTTTCAGACAGTGAAGATACTGTTTCTTATTCCATGTGATGCTGTAACAGCATGCAATAGCAATTGTGAATCTGTTTATTTTAACATTAAGTCAAGTGATGTTTTCATGCAGTCTTCATGCCCGCAGATGTGGTGCAGTAGGTCGCAAACGGTTTTGCTCCTCTGTACACTACAGTCAAAATTAGCAAGAAAACCTTCTGTCTGGATGTTCTCCGGAATATGACAGACATTTAAGACTGTTCAAAGCCATTTACACTCTAGAGGGGATTGAAACCAAAACGTTTTTTGTTGCAAACCATACAATAGCACATCTGTGACTTCGAGACATGACATTCTTCACTACTACCAACCTACATTACAAAGTGCAAAGTCATGCAATCCACAAAAGTGCACCATTAAAAAACAAGTTGATACATGACTAGTGTACTAAACATCGCAGCATATTCAACTCTGACTGCGATTGTATCAGGGATTGAATATGTAAATTGTGTGTCAAGTAGATGAAATCTAGCCTCGCggcgccatcctctgtactccacccaaagatttgggctccgcacattgtctggcaaaagccttgagctcggttctctcagtgtttcgccaatcagcaaacagttgagagtggtgacgtagaactcacccgcgagctccattactgattggttaaggtaactatattcacactttcgttttgttatttgtatgcttttgcgacgctataacgtaacgggcatgctaataaagcacaatatgggttttaatttgagtttggaacttcaattaatttaaatgatagagtaaggtcagaccatctcccatcgtccacggagacggattcctcatggcttttgccagactgattgacggagtcaacagtcggctattcgcccaggctagatgAAATCACCATGTGTATCTAAATTcatgcacaatatgggttttaatttgagtttggaacttcaattaatttaaatgatagagtaaggtcagaccatctcccatcgtccacggagacggattcctcatggcttttgccagactgattgacggagtcaacagtcggctattcgcccaggctagatgAAATCACCATGTGTATCTAAATTcatgcactgagagagagagagagggagagaagagagagaaagaacgttCACTACACCCCTTACTCTCCAcccctttcacacacatgcagttggTACGTACGTAGATTTATGCATGTCAGGCTTCTTACAGTAACAATTGCAATTGCAATTCCATGTCTTACTCACACCATGTCACTGCATTGGtcttcagagagagagcgaggggggggggggggggggtgatagacACAGAGTCTTGCTGAGCAGAGGCGTCAACAACACAGGCCCAGCATTTCTTTTCAATTTCGCAAGTTTCTTCCAAAAATACacaagaggcagagacagacatatGAAAACTTGCAAATGGAACAAATTAAGACAAAACTTTCAAACAGTTCTGCCCTCCACCACAAAACCATCCTCCTTGCATAAAGCTGTGGCAGATGTGCTTCAGATGTGCAACTGTGGTGGGCCGGGTGATTTATGTATTTTGACGGAAATATCCATGACAATGATAACATAGCAAAATCAATAATGTATTTATGCTGTTCTCAGAAATAATTTGTGAAAGAAGTGGTCTGCCTAAATTAACCTTGATGTCTCGGTTACTCGTGCATCGTATAAACAAAATGGCCCTTTTTAAGCATTAAGTGTGGTTACAGTGTGGAAAAGCTTTATTTTATCAAAATAACCATAcatacatgacacatgacatatgGGAGGTACGTGTACACATGTACAACCAGGCAGTGTACAGCAACAAGAGTACAGCAATCATTCATTCAGACTTTTTAGTGCAATTTTAGTGGAGAAATTTAGTCTGTTTGAATGTCAGAACAGCTCACTAGCTCAAAGCTTCACGTAAATGTAATttaaatgtcatcaaaatctAAATGTAGCCAACAGTTTGGCTGTGCCAAAATACAATTTGTTCATGTTATGAATGATGTTTTAGGTTTTTGTTTACTCACCTAGCCTAAACGTAGACAGAAATGTATTGCCAGGATATCTTAAGTCTTAATCCAGTGTGTGTTCAATACTAATAAAATACAGTGTATTGTAGCTTTCAAGCCATTTGTTGTGCTTTGCAACCATCAGGCTGTAATGAGCCTACTGTATACTCAATGCAAGAAAAAGGACTACCATAGCTTATGCAAAGAAAACCCAGACAGACCTGCATAATATAATAGCAATTCAATCAAGGCTTGACAAAAAGGAAAGCAGAGAatacaaaataatgaattaatctGGAAATCTGGGGAGATCCCTCCACCCCAGACAGGCCTGTCACAGAGCGGTAGCAAAGCCTATCCGATTGTTGCGGCGATCGAACTCGGTGTAGTAGCGTGCGATGAAGTTGGCCCCCAGGATCCAGAGAGGGCCAGTGGGGGGAGGGACATCCAGGCCTCTGAAAGTGACGGTGCAGATGTCTTCTCCAAACTGAGATTGCTGTGAAAAGAATAGCGTGTTGAAGTGTTTTGCTGGTACAGGTGTTGGGTTTAAATGGTACCACATTTATGAAAAACTTAAAAATGTAAGTAAAAGTATCCATCTTATTCCCGGGCCCTTACTGTAGCAACGGAAAAGGGGGTGAAATTCCGGTTAAGCCGAAGACCACAGCAAACAAATGCGCTACCTACTGTAAGTAGCAACTTTGTAAAGGCTTGTGTGAAATACGTGTGAAGGGTTAACACCAGACAAACTAAAAACTGAATGGAGACACAAACCCAGAGGATGTAGTCTTCTTCTGTGAGAGGATACTGCTGATCTCCAAGATGAAACGTCACGCTGGGTAAGGATTTCACCAGATCACAGTTCACCATGTACTGGCACAGGAGACAGAAGAAAATATAATTTATGTTCATCAGGATTTACATTGCTCCAAGCTCCAGACTTACAAGGACATGGGGCCGCCAGACCTTACTATTCACTTAAAGGGTCACCTAACAAAATGTCTATGACCTACTGGTCTAAGGTGACCATCCACTTGACTCTTTGAGCAATGTTATGCATTTATTTTTCACCATATCAGTAATGTGCAAATCATAACATTCTCCCTTCATTTTAACTGAAATAAACAGCAGTTAATAGATCTAACAATTATCCCACCTGTAAAATGATCTATCAATGATTAAGGTGCCATGAAACATAGTTGAAAACAAAAACTAAGTTGCCCTGTCACATTAGACTACAGACCCAGACCAACGAGGTCTTACTATGgtagtttatttatttgtctgcTATGTGTTCAATAGCTCCTTTTACTGTCTATGGCCCCATGTGCGTAAATGCTCCTTACCCCGCCCTCAGCTAGCTCTGTGGCGCCAATGGTCTTCATGAGGGCAGATACTGAGGCTGCTGGGCCGGTAATGTAGGAGGAGCCAGTGTCAATCACAGCGGTGCAGCCCTCCTTGCAGAATAGCATGTCCTCCCCCACTGACACACTGGGGAGGGAAAGGGCAAAACATCATTCAGGGGAAGTCATACAGTAAAGAGACTTGTGGTGACAAGAAGAAAGACAAATTGCCTTAAGCTGTTCACTTCCAGCACTTCCAGCGAGGCTACTTTTTCAGGACTCAAAATATTTTATGCACAGAAGTTATAAACaaagctactgtaggcctatatatatataagggAAAAGGAGTGCTCACCCTTTCATTGTGACATCCCATTTCCCCTCCTCTTTGGTGTTTACGTAGTTGAAGGAGCCTGTGTAGTAGCTAGGATCAGTGCCGCCCAGAACAATCTCTCCCCCAGGCTTCCTCTGAGGGTCCCTGCCACAATATGAATGCAGGAATACATTAATGCAGAACGGTATACTGTACCAGCCTGGGAAATCCTATGCTGCTCTGCATGATCATTCCTatctgaaggacagcatggaaTCCTTGGCTGAAGTCTTCTCCTGATCATGAGTTTGGGTCCCAACCAcagaagggagggagggcaagaCTTAGCATTAGACAAACAGAAGAGTGGAGTTTGTTTACAGACCCACCATATCGACACCACATGTGAAATCAGGTTTCCATCAAGCTTTACAtaatattatacagtataatattacATGATTTAGAGATAAATGTGCCTTACGACAAAAATAATAGATGATTTCCATATACACTGAACTACAGTATATCTCGTGATAGCCAGGCTAGTATTGTACCATGCTGTTAAATAATAGTGCACGTAGTCTAGGCATCAAACCCTGTTTTTGGTGCCCACCAAAGTGATCACAGCAATATGCTTTGGTATGTTGTTTGACAAAAAATAAAACCTGTTTTACGCAAGGAAATCTGGGACGCAGATTTTATACTTATTGGCCTTAGAAGATCCCTACATGATTCAGCCTACTAGACTTTCTTAAGGACATATCAAGAGCAGACTGCTTGTTTACCACTTTTTAAAACAATCAAGTTCCAGTTGTCAATGTCATATAATACAGATTTGCATGATTAACAGATCACATGAGAGAATAGCAAATCAAGATGGCGGGGGAACCAGAAGCGCATTAGAACGCTACATTACAAAAACTATAAAAACTTAAAGTTCAAGTCCATCCCACTCTTATGATGATGCAATTCTATGCGTATTTCCATATCTAACCCAGGGGTTCCCCAACTTTACCATGATGAGGCCCCCCATGTaccgatagattccagccaaggcccccctgacacgggccgcgccacactatttttttctgtgcactctctttcacaaccatagtctcggtctgtgtgtcagtgccccctTGGGATTTATAAAATACCTAATTCAGAGATGAAATAGTGCAGTTATAATGCAGTTCTCAaccaatgggaatattgtttagtttatttgcttattttggtgtacattaataatttgttctttttttctatactttttcttccaaactgctgcggcccccctagcaccctttCGCGGCCccccagtggtccccagaccccactttgaaaatcactaaTCTAACCCACACTGATGCACAAGATGTCCTGGCGTGACTCATAGTGATGTAAGAGTATGAGACGGGTACAACTCAAACTACTACCTCCCGTCCTATTCTTTTGCTTGTGACTTCTTGCCTCAGTGTCACCCTGCCTTcgtgaagaaaacaataaagttttcctGCTGTCTGCCTAAGCAGAGCGACTCTTCCCCACTcaacaaatatgtgtgtgtgcaaatgagagGATGAACATTGAATTATGTTTTTTGCAAGATATGTAATAAAACTTTGATCATCAATGGCCACAAGCAACAGAAAAGGACAGGAGGTACTACAGTAGTTTGATGTTTAGCATACATCTGAGCAACAAACTAACCTGCTGTAGTAGACTGAGAACACCTCCTCTTTGAGGACGTGCTGGGACATGATGCGGTCGAACACGGGGGTGAT
This Engraulis encrasicolus isolate BLACKSEA-1 chromosome 10, IST_EnEncr_1.0, whole genome shotgun sequence DNA region includes the following protein-coding sequences:
- the ren gene encoding renin — translated: MRVHGWVLFLLSVAAASTQALHRVSLKKMPSIRETLQDMGVTPEEVYAQLIQKTSDPSPSNGTAPTPLTNYLDTQYFGEISIGSPAQMFNVVFDTGSANLWIPSYNCSPLYTACFTHNRYDASKSHTHIQNGTAFSIQYASGNVRGFLSEDVVVVGGIPVVQVFAEATALPAIPFIFAKFDGVLGMGYPNVAIDGITPVFDRIMSQHVLKEEVFSVYYSRDPQRKPGGEIVLGGTDPSYYTGSFNYVNTKEEGKWDVTMKGVSVGEDMLFCKEGCTAVIDTGSSYITGPAASVSALMKTIGATELAEGGYMVNCDLVKSLPSVTFHLGDQQYPLTEEDYILWQSQFGEDICTVTFRGLDVPPPTGPLWILGANFIARYYTEFDRRNNRIGFATAL